The window GCGATTGCTGCCTTTGCACCTGCGTCAACTGAAAGCCAGTGTGCATCCATCTGATCCATTGTGATTAAGTAAATCTTAATCTTTTTTGCACCCGAGCTCTGGCTTCCGCCGCTGGCAAACACACTGCCCGCTGCCATCAACATGACAAGCGCCGCAATTACCGACATCTTGAGTAATTTCATACTCTTTCCTCCATAAACATGATTTTATTTCAAGGCAAAATGCCCGAAACAACTATTTCTTGCGCTGCCTGATTATCACATCGGACAGCACGGAAATCACGACAATAATACCTACTGTTATATTCTGGATCGCTATAGGAACATTTGCAAGGGAAAGACCGTTCGACAGTGTTGACCAAATGGCGGCCCCGACAATTGTACCCAGCAATATTCCCTGTCCGCCAAGTGTGCTTACACCGCCAATAACACTTGCCGCGACGGCATAAAGCTCGTAGGTGTTCCCGGCGCTCATGTCCCCTGTACCGCTTTGCGCTGTCTGGATAAGCCCGACAACTCCTGCGCAGAGGGCGCTGACCACATACGCTACCATGGTAACCTTGAGCACGCTTATGCCGGACATTTTGGCCGCCTCGATATTGCTGCCGACCGCGTACATGTGGCGGCCGATTTTGGTACTGGTAAGGATAAAGTTAAAGATGAACCAGATTACCAAAGCGATTATAATCGTAGAGAATAAAAATCCGAACTTGTGATAGTAAAAGAAATTTTTAAAAGCTTCTATCTGTGAACGCAAAGACTCGGCAGCTTCGGGGCTTATCAATTTGTAATTTTCGCTTGAATCTATAGCCCTTGTATTGCGGCTGCCGTTGCTAATCTGCGCTATGCCCCTTGCTATCGTCATCGTCCCGAGTGTCGCGATGAAGGGCGGAAGTTTGAACTGGGCAACAAGGAAACCGTTGGCGACTCCGACAACCATGCATGCAATGAGCGCAATCCCCGCAGCAAATACCGGCGGCACATTATGGGTCATAAGAGTCGCTGAAATCATACAGCTCATGCCAAGCACAGAACCTATGGAAAGATCGATATTGCCTGTGATCAGTACATAGGACTGGGCAATTCCGACTATAATAAAAGGCGCGATCTGTCTGAGCAGGTTCTGGATGTTTCTTGGGCCCAGAAAGTTGTTGTTCAGCATCTGGAAGATCGCCAGCAATACGATGAGAAAGCCCGATACGACTATAACCTGGCCGACGCCCCGCGCACGGAAAGCCCTTTGAATGCCGTTTAACTTAATGCCCATAACGTCTCCTCATGCTATCTTTTTCTCGAACCTTGTCGCCAGATCCAAAAGCGTTTCCTGGGTAGCTTCTGTCCTGGACATTACGCCGGTTATTCTGCCATCGCACATTACGAGGATCCTGTCCGAGATTCCCAGTATCTCCGGCATTTCGGAGGACACAAAAAGAATGCCGACGCCATCCTGCTTAAGTTTGTTTATGATATTATAAATTTCTATTTTGGCCGCAACATCAATGCCCCGTGTAGGTTCGTCAAAGATCGCAACCCTGAAACTTCTGGACATCCATTTGCCTACCACGACTTTTTGCTGATTTCCTCCGGATAGATTCGCCGCATCGCTTTCTACGGTGGACAGCTTTATCTTCAAATCGTCAACGGATTTAAGCGCCATTTCCTTTTCTTTGCTCTTGCTTACAATCCCGAAAATATCTGAAAGCATATCGAGATTCGGAAGACCGATATTGCTTTTTACGGAAAGCTTGGTGAATAGCCCGTCTTTTTTGCGATCTTCCGGGATAAGCACAATCCCTGCCCGGATGGAATCCACGGGCTTGTTTATGGTGATGGGCTTGCCATCAAGGATTATTTCTCCCGACTGTTTCTGGTCAATACCGTACAGGGCCCGGGTGGTTTCGGTCCTCCCTGCGCCCATAAGACCGGCTATCCCCACGATTTCGCCTTCATGCAGTTCAAAACTCACATCCCGTACAAGCCGGCCCGCATTGAGGTTTTTAACTTCCAGCACAGTCTTCCCGACAGTGCACTCGACACGGGGGAACTTTTCTTTTATGTCCCGGCCGACCATGTAGGAAATCAATTTTTGCTGGGTAGTTTCGGCGTAGTTCTGGGTGATGACATACGTACCGTCCCGGAGAACAGTAACTCGGTCAACAATATGCTGAAGCTCTTCCAGCCTGTGGGATATGTAGATAATTCCGCAGCCTTTTTCTTTGAGGTTTCGGATAATTTTGAACAGTTCTTCAATTTCAGTTGCGGTAAGGGCCGAAGTAGGCTCGTCCATGATCAGAACACGTGCGTTTTTCGAGAGGGCTTTTGCAATCTCCACCATCTGCTGCTTGGAAACCTGCAGATCGCCGACCGGCAATTCCGGATTTATATCGATATTGAGACTTTGGAGGAGTTCCCGGGCTTTCTCGTTTGCAGCCCGCTTGTCAAGCAGCCCATGTTTGGTCAATTCTTTCCCAAGAAATATATTTTCGGCAACAGTGAGGTGCGAACACAGGTTCAGTTCCTGATGTATTATCGCTATGCCTAATTCCGATGCAGTCTTTGGATTGAGGGTGTCGATGTTCTCATCGAAAACCTTGATATTGCCCGAGTCTTTTGTATAGACCCCACTGAGAATCTTGACCAGTGTGGACTTTCCAGCCCCATTCTCACCCAGGAGGGCATGAACTTCCCCGGCTTTGAGATTGAAGCTGACATCCTTGAGGGCCGGAACACCGGAAAATGCTTTGCATATATTTTCCAGTTCAACTATATAATCGCCCATAGTAGTAAAAATATACAGCACTATTGGAGTATTGTCAAGAAGAAAGAAAACGCATTGCTGCCGCGCATTTCACATCCGCGAATCAGGCCATCACCTTGGCTGCGCTGCTCCCGACTGTACAACCGTAATGGTAAAGGTCGCTGTCCTGCCGTTAAAAGAAACCACAATAGTCTGTTCGCCAAGGCGGTAACTGTCAAAACGGCTGATAGTTAATTGCTGCAACGGGATAAGTTCATTGGTATTGTCGGTGTAAATCCCCAGGGCTATCATCCCCGAGATATCAAGGCTTTCGCCAAGCGCATATACCCGTTTTTCAGGCAGTTGCCGTATTTCGATATACGAGAGGCCGATTACGGTTATGGGAAAAGTTGCGGTTCTGTTTTCTATGGTAATTCTCAGCGTTTGGGTTCCCGCTTTTGTAGTGTCAAACCCTGAAACAGTGGTGGCATCAATGTTAATGAGGCTGTTCCCTATGCCTTCCCAAAATCCGGTAAGCTCCAGGCCGGCAAGATCAATAGTTTCGCCTTCTTTGTAAACGGTTTTTGAAGGCGTTCTGGTAACTGTGATGGATTGGAGCGGCACCACAGCGACCCTGAAATTAGCCGACTTTCCTGAATAAGAAAGGACGATATTCTGGTTCCCTAAAGCGATACTGTCAAATTCAGAAACCAGGATGGAGCTTGAAGGAATGACGCTGCTTCCGAGACCCTCCCAGGTTCCGGTAAGCTCCAGGCCGGTAAGGTCAAGCTTTTCGCCCCGTCTGTAGAGGGTTTTTGTTGGCAGCTTTGTAATCGCCAGAGTGGACAAGGGCCTTACCTGGACTTCCACTTCTGCGATTACACCTTCGCCGTTGAGCCTTATAATTTGGCTTCCAAGGGACATAGGATCAAAGGAAGATGCTGAAAGGCTGGCAAGCGGGAAGTACCCATCTTTGATGCCTTCCCAGGTCGCCGTAACGATAATGCCGGTGAGGTCAAGGCTTTCTCCCTGGCGGTAAATTGTCTTGGTCGGAGGGCGGGTAATGGTGAGGGCCAGCAGCGGCTTAACCTCCACCGAAAAATAAAGGCTGTTGCCGCTGAGATTAATCATAAGGTTTTGCGTTCCCGGTTGGTGCTTGTTGTAACCGGAGATATTGGCAGGGCTAACCTGAACCTGTCTGTAGCTGTCATCGCTATAGGTACCCATCACTACAAGCCCGGTCAAATCGAGATCCTCTCCCTGCCCATAAACGGTTTTAAACGGACCGCTCTGCAAAGAAGCGCTTTCCAGGGTCTTGCATCCCACCAGGACGGAAAATAGAATCGCAAGTGATAGTAACGATACAACAGCGCATTGCTTTCTCATGACAGAAAATTTATCATAAATCGGCAAAAATGGCAAGGCTTGCGCATTTACCCTGAATAAGCGCAAATACGCTAATTACAAATCAATACCTGATTCCACGAGCTGCTTTGTGCGTGGATGTTTCGGTGCAGCAAGTATCTCACTGGCAGACGCATCTTCGATAATCTCCCCTTTATCGAGCATGATGATCCGGGTGGAAATATCCGCCACCACCGGGAGATCATGGGAGACCATGATTAAGGTAAAGTCCTTGTTTTGTTTGAGGGTATGCAGCAGATTGAGTATTTCAATTTTGGTGATGATATCCAGGGCGCTTAC is drawn from Leadbettera azotonutricia ZAS-9 and contains these coding sequences:
- a CDS encoding sugar ABC transporter ATP-binding protein; translation: MGDYIVELENICKAFSGVPALKDVSFNLKAGEVHALLGENGAGKSTLVKILSGVYTKDSGNIKVFDENIDTLNPKTASELGIAIIHQELNLCSHLTVAENIFLGKELTKHGLLDKRAANEKARELLQSLNIDINPELPVGDLQVSKQQMVEIAKALSKNARVLIMDEPTSALTATEIEELFKIIRNLKEKGCGIIYISHRLEELQHIVDRVTVLRDGTYVITQNYAETTQQKLISYMVGRDIKEKFPRVECTVGKTVLEVKNLNAGRLVRDVSFELHEGEIVGIAGLMGAGRTETTRALYGIDQKQSGEIILDGKPITINKPVDSIRAGIVLIPEDRKKDGLFTKLSVKSNIGLPNLDMLSDIFGIVSKSKEKEMALKSVDDLKIKLSTVESDAANLSGGNQQKVVVGKWMSRSFRVAIFDEPTRGIDVAAKIEIYNIINKLKQDGVGILFVSSEMPEILGISDRILVMCDGRITGVMSRTEATQETLLDLATRFEKKIA
- a CDS encoding bacterial Ig-like domain-containing protein, with the protein product MRKQCAVVSLLSLAILFSVLVGCKTLESASLQSGPFKTVYGQGEDLDLTGLVVMGTYSDDSYRQVQVSPANISGYNKHQPGTQNLMINLSGNSLYFSVEVKPLLALTITRPPTKTIYRQGESLDLTGIIVTATWEGIKDGYFPLASLSASSFDPMSLGSQIIRLNGEGVIAEVEVQVRPLSTLAITKLPTKTLYRRGEKLDLTGLELTGTWEGLGSSVIPSSSILVSEFDSIALGNQNIVLSYSGKSANFRVAVVPLQSITVTRTPSKTVYKEGETIDLAGLELTGFWEGIGNSLINIDATTVSGFDTTKAGTQTLRITIENRTATFPITVIGLSYIEIRQLPEKRVYALGESLDISGMIALGIYTDNTNELIPLQQLTISRFDSYRLGEQTIVVSFNGRTATFTITVVQSGAAQPR
- a CDS encoding ABC transporter permease codes for the protein MGIKLNGIQRAFRARGVGQVIVVSGFLIVLLAIFQMLNNNFLGPRNIQNLLRQIAPFIIVGIAQSYVLITGNIDLSIGSVLGMSCMISATLMTHNVPPVFAAGIALIACMVVGVANGFLVAQFKLPPFIATLGTMTIARGIAQISNGSRNTRAIDSSENYKLISPEAAESLRSQIEAFKNFFYYHKFGFLFSTIIIALVIWFIFNFILTSTKIGRHMYAVGSNIEAAKMSGISVLKVTMVAYVVSALCAGVVGLIQTAQSGTGDMSAGNTYELYAVAASVIGGVSTLGGQGILLGTIVGAAIWSTLSNGLSLANVPIAIQNITVGIIVVISVLSDVIIRQRKK